The Desulfotignum phosphitoxidans DSM 13687 nucleotide sequence CGGCCCGGGTGTTGCGCATGCGGGTGGATCTTAAACCATGGGACAATGAAAAGGTCCGCCTGGCCATGAGAAAATGCCATAACCATGAAAAAATCCTGGCACTGGCCTACATGGGACAGGGACTGGAAGGACAGGACTTCCATGTGTACCAGCTGCACCCGGAATACTGTGAAATGCCCATTCCGGCATATGATCCTGCAGCGTCCAAAAAGCTGCTGGCCGAAGCCGGATATCCCGATGGGCTGGAAGTCAACCTGGCAGTGGGTTCCGGATGGCCGGATGTGGTCCGGTATGCAGAAATCCTCAAACAGGATGCCATGCCCGGCGGATTCAAGATCAATTTACAGACCATGCCCAACAGCCAGTACTGGGAAAAATGGACGGAAGTGGATTTCGGCATCACCCCCTGGACCCATCGGCCTTTGGGCACCATGGTCCTGAACCTGGCCTACAAGGCGGACGCGGACGGAAAGCCCGCGGCCTGGAACGAGACCCGGTGGGTGGACAAGGAATTTTCCGAGATCCTGGAAAAAGCCAATGGCACCCTGGATGTGGACGAACGCAGAAAACTGTTCTGCAAACTCCAGAAAATCCAGTATGACCGGGGTTCCATCGGCATCGGCTACTGGCGGGCCGTCTGGATGGTCTCCAGAAGCAATGTCAAAGGGCTGGAAGCCCATCCCAATGGATTCATGCTGTTCAACGATGTGTCTTTAGCCTAGATCAAAAACCTGTGTCGCCCGTGCGCATCCTTCTGCGTACGGGCACCCTTAAAATAAGGACAGGGATTTTATGATTGTTTTTATACTCCGCCGTTTTTTTCTGCTGCTGCTGACCATGATTCTGGTGTCTCTGGCCGTTTTCATCATTGCAGAATCCTCTCCCGGAAATATCGCCAAAAATGTGCTCGGAGCCTTTATCTCCCCGGAACAGGAAGCCGCATTCATTCGCCAGAACGGCCTGGACCAGCCCATGTATGTCCGGTATCTGCACTGGATTGCGGGCAATGACTGGGTGGCTAAAAAGAAAATCGGTATGCCCCTGAAACGGATTACCACGGAAGAAGGGTTTGAAGAATGGTGGGCCGTCAAGGAAGACGGATCCCCCATCCGCTGGAAAGTGGACGGAGACGACCTGGTGGCCATCAACATCACACCGGACGGTGAAAAAACCGAATATGTGGACAATGACCGATGGAAAACCATTGAAGACGGCAAACAGGAATTCTGGGGAATTGACCGCCAGAATCATGCCGTCCGCTGGGTCAAGGGTGAAACCGAAACCATGTTTGTGTTTGTCATGGGCAAGGGGTGGATGGAAAGTTCCGGGGGCCCCAAAGACTATATTCCGTTGAAAAAAGGATTTGTCAGAGGGGATCCGGGTATTTCCTTTCGCACGGGCCGGCCCGTGAACAAAAGCCTGTGGACCCGATTGCGCAACTCTGTGGTGCTGGCAGGGACCGCTTTTGTCATTGTCATGCCCCTGGCCCTGCTGTTGGGTCTCATTGCCGGACTCCAGGAAGGCTCTCTCAAGGACCGGGTTTTGTCCGTGGGGGGCATGATGTTTTCCGTGGTGCCCGAATTTGCCACGGGTATTTTTCTGACCCTGATCTTTTCCGTGTGGCTGGGGTGGCTGCCGGGTGCGGCGGTTTTAGGCACCTCCGCCCCCTGGGAAAAACCCATGATGCTGATTTTGCCGGTTTTGACCCTCACGCTGATCGAACTGGGGTATATCCTGCGTATCACCCGGGCTTCCATGGTGGAGGTCATGAAAGCGCCTTATATCCGAACCGCGTTTCTCAAAGGACTGCCCTACAAACAGGTGGTGTTCAAACATGCCGTGAAAAACGCGCTTATCGCCCCCATCACCGTGATCATGCTCCATGTCAACTGGCTGCTGGGGGGGATCGTGATTGTGGAGGTGGTGTTCGGATACCCGGGACTGGGGGCCTATCTGCTGGAATCAGCGCTGTATAAAGATTTCAACGCCCTGGAAGCCGGTGCCATGATCATGGTCCTGGTGGCCGTCGGCACCCAGTTGGTGGCCGATATCATCTATACCTTTTTGAATCCGAGGATACGGTATGCCTGAAACAGCTGAAACCCAAACTACAAAAAAAACCAAAAAAGTACAGCTCAAGGATATGTTCGCCATCCTGTTCAGTTCCAAAATCGCCATGGTGGGACTGGTCATTGTCCTGTTCTGGGTGTTTGTGGCCCTGTTTGCCCCGTTTCTCACCCCGTACACCCCCTTTGAACAGGACTGGAAAGCCCCCAACCAGGGGCCGTCCGCCGAACATATCCTGGGCACGGACGAGCTGGGAAGGGACCTGTGGACCCGGCTGATCTACGGCGCCCGGGTGGTACTGGTGGTGCTGCCCGTATCGGAAAACATCTCTCTGCCCGGGGGTACGGCCATCTGGGGGGTGGTGGTGGCCCTGATGATCGGTGCCACTTTGGGATTGATCGGCGGCTATAAAGGCGGATGGATCGATGAGCTGGTCATGCGGCTTTTAGATGCCATGATGGCCATCCCGGTCATCCTGCTCTATTTGATCATCGTGGTGGCCATCGGGGCATCCGCCGTCAACGTGGTCATTGCCATTTCCATTGTGGGGGTGCCGGGCATTGCCCGGCTGGTCAGAAGCCTGACCCTGGACATCAAAACCCGTGAATATATAAGGGCCGCGGAAACCCGGGGGGAAAGTGCCTGGTTCATCATGTTTGTGGAAATTCTGCCCAATACCCGAGGACCCATCATCATCGATGCCATGCTCAGGATCGGGTATGCCATCTTTGCCATGGGAACCCTGGGATTTTTAGGCCTGGGCATGCCGCCGCCATCACCGGACTGGGGCTCCATGGTTGCCAAAGGACGGGCGTTTATCCTGACAGGCAACCCGTATGCGGCCCTGTGGCCGTCCCTTGCCATCGCTTCGCTGGTGGTGGGGCTCAACCTGCTGGCAGACGGGATTCGTGAAGAATCCATGAGATATCAGTAACCCTTGGCCCGGCAGCCGTGCTGCCGGGCCCTGACAACGAAAGCGATCCTATG carries:
- a CDS encoding ABC transporter permease, which produces MPETAETQTTKKTKKVQLKDMFAILFSSKIAMVGLVIVLFWVFVALFAPFLTPYTPFEQDWKAPNQGPSAEHILGTDELGRDLWTRLIYGARVVLVVLPVSENISLPGGTAIWGVVVALMIGATLGLIGGYKGGWIDELVMRLLDAMMAIPVILLYLIIVVAIGASAVNVVIAISIVGVPGIARLVRSLTLDIKTREYIRAAETRGESAWFIMFVEILPNTRGPIIIDAMLRIGYAIFAMGTLGFLGLGMPPPSPDWGSMVAKGRAFILTGNPYAALWPSLAIASLVVGLNLLADGIREESMRYQ
- a CDS encoding ABC transporter permease; the encoded protein is MIVFILRRFFLLLLTMILVSLAVFIIAESSPGNIAKNVLGAFISPEQEAAFIRQNGLDQPMYVRYLHWIAGNDWVAKKKIGMPLKRITTEEGFEEWWAVKEDGSPIRWKVDGDDLVAINITPDGEKTEYVDNDRWKTIEDGKQEFWGIDRQNHAVRWVKGETETMFVFVMGKGWMESSGGPKDYIPLKKGFVRGDPGISFRTGRPVNKSLWTRLRNSVVLAGTAFVIVMPLALLLGLIAGLQEGSLKDRVLSVGGMMFSVVPEFATGIFLTLIFSVWLGWLPGAAVLGTSAPWEKPMMLILPVLTLTLIELGYILRITRASMVEVMKAPYIRTAFLKGLPYKQVVFKHAVKNALIAPITVIMLHVNWLLGGIVIVEVVFGYPGLGAYLLESALYKDFNALEAGAMIMVLVAVGTQLVADIIYTFLNPRIRYA